The Scylla paramamosain isolate STU-SP2022 chromosome 42, ASM3559412v1, whole genome shotgun sequence genome has a segment encoding these proteins:
- the LOC135093168 gene encoding major facilitator superfamily domain-containing protein 10-like has translation MATLRSGKQVGGSDGGGGSSGGEVDSRDRGAVQAADIKEKRNVRTSKVVFGSLILDLLGFTVVLPLSPALLDYYSKHDSSSLYSSVLSCVTYYQHIIGVPVLFWWA, from the exons ATGGCAACCCTCCGATCCGGCAAGCAAGTTGGTggcagcgatggcggtggcggtagcagtggtggtgaggtggacagcagggacagaggggcagtacaggctgcggacatcaaggagaag aGGAACGTGCGGACAAGCAAGGTGGTATtcggcagtctgatcctggacctgCTCGGCTTCACGGTGGTGCTGCCTCTGTCTCCTGCTCTCCTCGACTATTACTCCAAGCACGACTCCAGCAGCTTGTATTCCTCTGTGCTCTCCTGTGTTACTTATTACCAGCATATCATTGGCGTCCCTGTCTTGTTTTGGTG ggcctaa